The Chryseolinea soli genome contains a region encoding:
- the miaA gene encoding tRNA (adenosine(37)-N6)-dimethylallyltransferase MiaA, protein MEHVKKLIVVVGPTAVGKTAVAIDLAKHFRTEIVSADSRQIFRELNIGTAKPSGAELAQVPHHFINTHSIQEAYDAAQYGHDALEVIHRLFKRNNEVILCGGSGLYVKAVCEGFDDIPEVPAQIREELSATYERGGIEALQALMMEHDPQLYATIDQKNPHRLMRALEVKLGTGLSIASFRKKNTLQHPFTIVKIGLTLPREILYERIDRRMDLMIEAGLFAEAEALYPLRAINALQTVGYQEIFDFMEGQYDREEAVRLLKRNSRRYAKRQLTWFTRDPQVQWFGPAEVEKIIEVVKNA, encoded by the coding sequence TTGGAGCACGTTAAGAAACTGATCGTGGTTGTGGGCCCTACCGCCGTAGGCAAAACGGCCGTGGCCATCGACCTCGCCAAACATTTTCGGACCGAGATCGTTTCGGCCGATTCGCGCCAGATCTTCAGGGAGTTAAACATCGGCACGGCCAAACCCTCAGGGGCAGAGTTGGCGCAGGTGCCCCATCATTTCATCAACACCCATTCCATCCAGGAAGCCTACGATGCCGCGCAATACGGACACGATGCGCTGGAGGTGATCCACCGGTTATTTAAACGGAATAACGAAGTCATCCTCTGCGGTGGGTCGGGGCTGTATGTGAAAGCCGTATGCGAAGGATTTGACGATATCCCGGAGGTGCCCGCACAAATCCGGGAAGAACTTTCGGCAACCTATGAACGTGGCGGCATTGAAGCCCTCCAGGCACTGATGATGGAACACGACCCACAACTCTATGCTACTATCGACCAAAAAAATCCCCACCGCCTCATGCGTGCGCTGGAGGTAAAATTGGGTACGGGCCTGTCCATTGCATCGTTCCGGAAAAAAAATACGTTACAGCATCCGTTCACCATCGTGAAAATAGGCCTGACCTTGCCCCGGGAAATATTGTACGAGCGCATCGACCGGCGCATGGACCTCATGATCGAGGCGGGATTGTTCGCGGAAGCGGAAGCCTTGTATCCGCTGCGGGCGATCAATGCCTTGCAAACGGTGGGCTACCAGGAGATCTTCGATTTTATGGAAGGCCAGTACGATCGCGAGGAGGCCGTTCGCTTGTTGAAACGAAACTCGCGGCGCTATGCCAAACGGCAGCTCACCTGGTTCACGCGCGACCCGCAGGTGCAATGGTTTGGCCCGGCCGAGGTTGAAAAAATAATAGAAGTCGTCAAGAATGCGTAA
- a CDS encoding TDP-N-acetylfucosamine:lipid II N-acetylfucosaminyltransferase, producing MNLHIVPDSSFINAFYDNLREIGALENNRIVVRTNAKRLQVIRYELPFAKLNSASFAEIVGDTSQYDQVFIHYFTPLLYRWVAKNKFKSLHWMVWGGDLYNLRELEKLCYGPETLKRYVNPDWSLTKFLYELKVRLTQTPYRRQALSKIKNVLTWMEEEYRFAKDHLPLSADFRFFFYENNQAYHKIDELVTGKNEDHETPVYILGNSGSPANNHLEVVNYLDEKEVKAHLLIPVSYGDARYIKFLRKNLHYRHGTLEFVDRYMKFEEYLLLLSKTDGLIMNTIRPQGYGNILMMMYMNKPVFFNDKNISLPDLTRLNIQWHALTEVSSGKVIRDSGSNKSRIASVFAHERILVLYKELFGE from the coding sequence ATGAATCTTCACATCGTTCCCGACAGCAGTTTTATAAATGCTTTCTACGATAACCTCAGGGAGATCGGCGCGCTGGAAAATAACCGCATTGTGGTGCGCACCAATGCAAAACGCCTCCAGGTGATCCGTTATGAGTTGCCCTTCGCCAAACTGAACTCTGCTTCCTTTGCGGAAATCGTCGGCGATACTTCCCAGTACGACCAGGTATTCATCCATTACTTTACACCGCTCCTGTATCGCTGGGTAGCCAAAAACAAATTCAAATCCTTGCATTGGATGGTGTGGGGAGGCGATCTGTATAACCTGAGAGAACTGGAAAAACTTTGTTATGGACCCGAGACGCTGAAACGCTATGTCAACCCAGACTGGTCGTTAACAAAATTTCTTTACGAACTAAAGGTCCGGCTAACCCAAACGCCCTATCGCCGTCAGGCCCTCTCGAAAATAAAGAACGTGCTCACCTGGATGGAAGAAGAGTATCGTTTTGCAAAGGACCATCTACCGCTCTCGGCAGATTTCCGTTTCTTCTTTTATGAGAACAACCAGGCCTATCATAAAATCGATGAACTGGTCACCGGCAAAAATGAAGATCATGAAACGCCGGTGTACATCCTTGGCAATTCCGGCTCACCGGCCAACAATCACCTGGAGGTTGTAAATTATCTCGATGAAAAAGAAGTGAAGGCACACCTGCTGATCCCCGTTTCCTATGGCGACGCGCGCTACATAAAATTTCTAAGAAAGAATCTCCACTATCGTCACGGCACCCTGGAATTTGTTGACCGTTATATGAAGTTCGAGGAATACCTGTTGCTGCTTTCCAAAACCGATGGACTCATCATGAACACCATTCGCCCCCAGGGGTATGGAAACATTTTGATGATGATGTATATGAACAAGCCTGTGTTCTTCAATGATAAAAACATTTCGCTTCCCGATCTGACCCGGTTAAATATTCAGTGGCATGCTTTGACTGAGGTGTCGTCCGGAAAGGTGATACGGGATAGCGGTTCGAACAAGTCGCGTATTGCGAGCGTCTTTGCCCATGAGCGGATTCTGGTCCTTTATAAGGAGTTATTTGGTGAATAA
- a CDS encoding DegT/DnrJ/EryC1/StrS family aminotransferase: protein MIPVTKPFLPPIQEYEQYLQDIWKRNWLTNNGPLVNELELRLKDFLGLKHLLFVTNGTIAIQLAIKALNLKGEIITTPFSYVATTSSIVWEGCTPVFVDIDPATCNIDPAKIEAAITPRTSAILATHVYGNPCEVEVIDEIAKRRNLKVIYDGAHAFGVKYKGRSVFEYGDVSTCSFHATKLYHTIEGGAVVTRDPELLKRMAYLRNFGHDGPERFADLGINGKNSEFHAAMGLVNLKYVDQIIETRRKLSEHYNKFLGTFQGTRPVVPDHVTYNYAYYPVIFNTEELLLRVVDTLQQNWVTPRRYFFPSLEDLPYVEKKAPCEVTHSVAKRVLCLPLYDTLSPEEIDMIFRIILRVQNN from the coding sequence ATGATCCCCGTCACGAAACCCTTTTTGCCACCGATCCAAGAATACGAGCAGTATCTGCAAGATATCTGGAAACGCAACTGGCTTACCAACAACGGACCGCTTGTCAACGAGCTGGAACTCCGGCTGAAAGATTTCCTGGGGCTCAAGCACCTGCTGTTTGTCACCAACGGCACCATTGCCATTCAGCTCGCCATCAAAGCGCTGAACCTGAAAGGGGAGATCATCACTACACCTTTTTCGTATGTGGCGACCACCAGCAGCATCGTTTGGGAAGGCTGCACCCCGGTGTTTGTCGACATCGACCCGGCGACCTGCAACATCGACCCGGCGAAGATCGAAGCCGCCATCACGCCGCGCACATCCGCCATCCTCGCGACGCACGTATACGGAAATCCTTGTGAAGTAGAAGTGATCGACGAGATCGCCAAAAGAAGAAACCTCAAAGTGATCTACGATGGCGCACATGCCTTTGGTGTGAAATACAAAGGACGATCCGTGTTTGAATACGGCGACGTCAGTACTTGCAGTTTTCATGCCACCAAACTCTATCACACCATCGAAGGTGGTGCTGTGGTGACGCGTGACCCCGAGCTTTTGAAACGGATGGCCTACTTGCGCAACTTCGGTCATGATGGCCCCGAACGTTTTGCCGACCTTGGCATCAATGGAAAAAATTCAGAGTTCCATGCTGCCATGGGATTGGTCAATCTGAAGTATGTAGACCAGATCATCGAAACACGTCGCAAGCTTTCGGAGCACTACAATAAATTTTTGGGAACCTTCCAGGGTACACGCCCGGTGGTGCCCGACCACGTCACGTATAACTATGCGTATTACCCGGTGATCTTCAACACGGAAGAACTCTTGTTGCGCGTCGTGGACACGCTTCAGCAAAACTGGGTAACGCCACGCCGCTATTTTTTCCCGTCGCTGGAAGATCTTCCTTACGTGGAGAAAAAGGCGCCTTGTGAAGTAACGCATTCGGTGGCAAAACGCGTGCTCTGTCTGCCGTTGTACGACACGCTGTCGCCGGAAGAGATCGATATGATTTTCAGGATCATTTTACGGGTTCAAAACAATTGA
- the ruvC gene encoding crossover junction endodeoxyribonuclease RuvC → MAKEKIILGLDPGTNVMGYGLILVRKPKVDLLQFGVIHLSKYAGHELRLKKIFERVISLIDEFSPDEVALEAPFFGKNVQSMLKLGRAQGVAIAASLSREIPIVEYAPKKVKQSVTGNGNASKEQVARMLMAQFAIKELPKLLDATDALAVALCHHFQKGETKAKAKTWEAFVKENPGRAK, encoded by the coding sequence ATGGCAAAAGAAAAGATCATCCTCGGTCTCGATCCGGGCACAAACGTGATGGGCTACGGGCTCATCCTGGTGCGCAAGCCCAAAGTAGACCTGCTCCAGTTTGGGGTGATCCACCTCAGCAAATATGCCGGCCACGAGCTGCGGCTCAAGAAGATCTTCGAGCGCGTCATCAGCCTCATCGACGAGTTTAGTCCCGACGAGGTGGCGCTGGAAGCTCCTTTCTTTGGCAAGAACGTGCAGTCCATGCTCAAGCTTGGTCGCGCGCAAGGGGTGGCCATCGCTGCTTCCCTGTCGCGCGAGATCCCCATCGTGGAGTATGCCCCCAAGAAGGTCAAGCAGTCCGTGACCGGCAATGGCAACGCCTCGAAAGAGCAAGTGGCGCGGATGCTCATGGCCCAGTTTGCCATCAAGGAGCTCCCTAAACTCTTGGACGCCACCGACGCGCTGGCGGTGGCCTTGTGTCATCATTTTCAAAAAGGAGAAACCAAAGCAAAAGCCAAAACCTGGGAAGCGTTTGTCAAGGAAAATCCGGGCCGGGCAAAATAA
- a CDS encoding acetyltransferase: MVVAGAKGFAKEVLEILAQCNDLENLYFFDDLSSHVPEKLVNRFPVLRTMDEVKKVFQQTGDLRFTLGLGNPVFRYRLCQKFLDAGGKLTSTVSPNTDIGRFENRMGDGCNILSGTVITSHVTIGAGCLINPGCTLSHDSVVGDFVELSPGVRITGGCMIGSYSVLGTNAVILPKVRVGQNVVVGAGAVITKDVPDNCVIAGVPGVIRRTLSPLDLANLFA; encoded by the coding sequence ATGGTCGTTGCCGGTGCCAAAGGTTTTGCAAAGGAAGTGCTGGAGATCCTGGCCCAATGCAACGACCTGGAGAACCTCTACTTTTTCGATGACCTGTCGAGCCATGTTCCTGAAAAATTAGTGAACCGCTTCCCCGTGTTGCGCACGATGGATGAAGTAAAAAAAGTCTTTCAACAAACCGGCGATCTGCGATTCACTCTGGGATTAGGCAATCCCGTGTTTCGTTACCGGTTGTGTCAAAAATTTCTGGACGCAGGAGGGAAGCTAACCTCCACCGTGAGCCCCAACACCGACATCGGGCGCTTTGAAAATAGGATGGGTGATGGATGCAACATTCTTTCGGGAACGGTCATCACCAGTCATGTCACCATTGGCGCCGGGTGTTTGATCAATCCGGGTTGCACTCTGTCGCACGACAGTGTGGTGGGTGATTTTGTCGAATTGTCGCCGGGCGTTCGGATAACGGGTGGTTGCATGATTGGCAGCTACTCGGTGTTGGGAACGAATGCCGTGATCCTGCCTAAGGTTCGCGTCGGCCAGAATGTGGTGGTTGGTGCCGGCGCGGTGATCACGAAAGACGTGCCCGACAATTGCGTGATCGCCGGCGTTCCCGGAGTGATCCGGAGAACCCTGTCACCACTCGACCTGGCAAACCTCTTCGCATGA
- a CDS encoding lipopolysaccharide biosynthesis protein: protein MISKGFIKSSLIYTLAGTLPLASGFILLPFYILHLSTDLYGALSVYLVFSLLVQILVTFSFDTSVYIHFHELKGDPEKLSRFISSAFVFMLLAGLGVGLILTVSGDFVFRMVLSNKNVSFYPFGLVSVGAGIFQAIFKVHSSLLQSREKPELFFWSNVFSFSLIASLTIVGLILYPGTLIGPVTGRFIASLIPGLWALFRIFREFGFHYDFAWLRSSFSFNAYTFLYQLQQWVINQFDRILMLFFLLLGDVGVYDFAIKCLIPIELLMNSLHNSFYPKVVSTLIAQEEKGSVPEVNRYYHGLTAVVMLMVCGSILALPWGIELFVRKPSYQQAIDYIPYLALIYLFRTMRLFFSVPYGILKYSKPLPVIYFIISSVKILGMIVLIRYLQVYGVIVASLLSVMVEVILLRMNMKRFVFRFNFFKIVMAPLIMFVTIVLLEPTVAKFYPTGMHVLYVLSCGGLLWWAYRKELKLINPLQAKR, encoded by the coding sequence TTGATCAGCAAAGGTTTCATCAAGAGCTCCCTTATCTACACGCTGGCCGGCACACTGCCGTTGGCGAGTGGATTTATTTTGTTGCCTTTTTATATTCTCCACCTGTCGACCGACTTGTACGGAGCCTTGTCGGTGTACCTGGTGTTTTCATTGCTGGTGCAGATCCTGGTTACGTTCAGCTTTGATACCTCCGTCTACATCCATTTCCATGAACTGAAGGGCGACCCGGAAAAGTTGTCGCGGTTTATCAGCTCGGCTTTTGTTTTTATGTTGTTGGCAGGCCTGGGGGTGGGATTGATCTTGACGGTTTCGGGTGATTTCGTTTTCCGGATGGTGTTGTCTAATAAAAATGTTTCCTTCTATCCCTTTGGGTTGGTTTCGGTTGGGGCGGGCATCTTTCAGGCGATCTTCAAGGTGCACAGCAGTTTGTTGCAAAGCCGCGAGAAGCCGGAGCTTTTTTTCTGGTCGAATGTGTTTTCATTTTCGCTGATCGCATCGCTTACCATTGTGGGATTGATACTTTATCCGGGCACACTTATCGGACCCGTTACCGGCCGGTTTATAGCGTCGCTCATCCCAGGCCTGTGGGCGCTTTTCAGGATCTTCAGGGAATTTGGATTTCACTATGACTTTGCCTGGCTGCGGTCTTCGTTCAGTTTTAATGCCTATACCTTCCTGTATCAGCTTCAGCAGTGGGTCATCAACCAGTTCGATCGCATCCTCATGCTTTTCTTTTTGCTCCTGGGCGATGTGGGTGTTTATGATTTTGCCATAAAATGCCTGATCCCCATCGAGCTTTTGATGAACAGCCTGCACAACTCTTTTTATCCGAAGGTGGTGAGCACGCTCATCGCCCAGGAGGAGAAAGGGTCGGTGCCGGAAGTGAACCGCTACTATCACGGCCTCACGGCGGTGGTCATGCTGATGGTGTGCGGAAGCATCCTGGCACTTCCCTGGGGCATCGAGCTATTCGTGCGCAAACCGTCGTATCAGCAAGCCATCGACTACATACCTTACCTGGCCCTCATTTACCTGTTCAGGACGATGCGGCTCTTCTTTTCTGTGCCCTATGGTATCTTGAAATATTCGAAGCCTTTGCCGGTGATCTATTTCATCATCTCTTCCGTGAAGATCCTCGGCATGATCGTCTTGATCCGCTACCTCCAGGTCTATGGTGTCATTGTGGCCTCGTTGCTCAGCGTGATGGTGGAGGTGATCCTGTTGCGGATGAATATGAAACGGTTTGTCTTTCGGTTCAATTTCTTTAAGATCGTGATGGCGCCCCTGATCATGTTTGTGACGATCGTTTTGCTGGAGCCGACCGTGGCAAAATTCTATCCCACGGGCATGCACGTGCTTTATGTGTTGAGTTGTGGGGGACTGCTCTGGTGGGCTTACCGGAAAGAATTAAAGCTCATAAATCCCCTCCAGGCAAAGCGATAA
- a CDS encoding glycosyltransferase produces the protein MSEKKVLIITYYWPPSGGSGVQRWLKFVKYLPGLGWTPYVFTPENPSFDIRDESLAVNIPKQAEVIRFPIWEPYDAFFKLSSLLGKKKSAKPTDLVSGKKMSTFQKVSTWIRGNLLIPDPRVFWVRPSVKFLDGFLREKQITTIVTTGPPHSMHLIGYRLKKKNPALRWIVDFRDPWSEWGLLESLKVGPRALNQHRKWEARVLKLADIVTTITPFYVRRFEALSGRPVKLLTNGYDQDDFASLTIRRPDKFVIRHAGIVNEKCDPRPFMRAVEAMAKKDPQFRAQVVVDFVGEVHPQFRAFVMASEILSSITLFTPSVPHKVLIGKYGDAALLLLVLTGYKDAEGYMPGKLFEYLATGLPIIATGPEDGDAAHLLNATGAGDMIDGEKGDVIQASVAFHYAQWKDATASLKKHSGTDYSRREITKKLTELL, from the coding sequence ATGAGCGAAAAGAAAGTATTGATCATCACGTATTACTGGCCGCCCAGCGGTGGAAGCGGCGTGCAGCGGTGGCTGAAGTTCGTCAAGTACCTTCCTGGTTTAGGATGGACGCCCTACGTGTTCACACCCGAAAATCCTTCGTTCGACATCCGCGACGAATCGCTGGCCGTAAATATTCCAAAGCAAGCCGAGGTCATCCGGTTTCCCATTTGGGAACCCTACGATGCTTTCTTCAAGCTTTCGTCGTTGCTGGGAAAAAAGAAATCGGCAAAGCCAACGGACCTCGTGTCGGGCAAGAAGATGTCTACCTTTCAGAAAGTGAGCACCTGGATCCGCGGCAACCTGCTTATCCCAGACCCGCGCGTGTTTTGGGTGAGGCCGTCGGTCAAGTTCCTGGACGGTTTTCTTCGCGAAAAACAAATCACCACCATCGTCACCACGGGACCGCCACACAGCATGCACCTCATCGGCTATCGCCTGAAGAAAAAAAATCCTGCACTGCGGTGGATCGTCGACTTTCGCGATCCGTGGAGCGAATGGGGTTTGCTGGAAAGTTTGAAGGTGGGCCCGCGCGCCCTAAACCAACACCGGAAATGGGAGGCGCGCGTGTTGAAGCTCGCCGACATCGTGACGACCATCACGCCGTTTTATGTACGAAGATTCGAAGCGCTCTCTGGGCGCCCGGTGAAATTACTGACCAACGGCTATGACCAAGACGACTTTGCATCGCTGACGATCCGCCGGCCGGATAAATTTGTGATCCGCCACGCGGGTATCGTCAACGAAAAATGCGACCCGCGGCCGTTCATGCGGGCGGTGGAGGCGATGGCGAAGAAGGACCCGCAATTTCGCGCGCAAGTGGTAGTTGATTTTGTGGGCGAGGTACATCCTCAGTTCAGGGCCTTTGTGATGGCCTCTGAAATACTTTCCTCCATCACCCTGTTCACACCGAGTGTTCCCCACAAAGTGTTGATCGGCAAGTATGGCGACGCGGCCTTGTTGCTGCTCGTGCTCACCGGCTACAAAGACGCAGAAGGCTACATGCCCGGCAAGCTGTTTGAATACCTGGCCACCGGTCTTCCGATCATTGCCACGGGCCCCGAAGACGGTGACGCCGCGCACCTGCTCAACGCGACCGGCGCCGGCGACATGATCGACGGCGAGAAAGGTGACGTCATTCAGGCGAGCGTTGCCTTTCACTATGCGCAATGGAAAGATGCCACGGCGTCCCTCAAGAAACATTCCGGCACGGACTACTCCCGTCGCGAGATCACAAAGAAACTGACGGAATTGCTATGA
- a CDS encoding glycosyltransferase codes for MTTVTILFFALYFILVIVLFVGWKKAVAQKPGVPSGLRATVVVPARNEAQNIARLLDDLKQQTHPLYEVIVVDDHSEDDTADIVRRHLQEHPNIRLISNAGTGKKAALTRGVQLAQGAVIITTDADCRVPAEWIATLLSCFEKEGVQMVFGGVAIPGKDYFSALQSLEFASLIGSGAGTMALGVPTMCNGANLAFRKDAFEAVGGYEGNLHIPSGDDEFLLRKIAQHFPGGVAFSGDERTLVTTASSPTLRAFIHQRIRWAGKWRHHQSFVSKALALFIAAFQALVFLLPLIVVMQRIDAGVALGLWVGKAVLEYFFLRSISDILRLSWNWPAFLSLQVLYPLYILSIGVFSNFHTFEWKGRKLKSLTISHNDVKHF; via the coding sequence ATGACCACCGTCACCATTCTTTTTTTTGCGCTTTATTTCATCCTGGTGATCGTGTTGTTCGTCGGGTGGAAGAAAGCCGTGGCACAAAAGCCGGGCGTCCCGTCAGGGTTGCGGGCGACCGTGGTGGTGCCGGCACGCAATGAAGCACAGAACATCGCCCGGTTGCTGGACGATTTGAAGCAGCAGACCCACCCGCTGTATGAAGTCATCGTGGTCGACGATCATTCCGAGGATGACACGGCCGACATCGTCCGGCGTCATCTCCAGGAGCATCCAAACATACGCCTGATCAGTAACGCAGGCACCGGTAAAAAGGCAGCCTTAACACGGGGTGTTCAGTTGGCGCAGGGAGCGGTGATCATCACCACGGATGCCGACTGTCGCGTGCCGGCGGAGTGGATCGCGACGCTGTTGTCCTGCTTTGAGAAGGAGGGGGTGCAAATGGTTTTTGGAGGGGTGGCGATACCGGGCAAGGATTATTTTTCCGCGCTCCAATCCCTGGAGTTTGCCAGCCTCATCGGCTCGGGCGCGGGCACGATGGCGTTGGGTGTTCCCACCATGTGCAACGGGGCCAACCTGGCGTTCCGGAAAGATGCCTTTGAGGCGGTGGGCGGCTATGAAGGCAATTTGCACATCCCCTCGGGCGACGATGAATTCCTGCTGCGAAAGATAGCCCAACATTTTCCCGGAGGAGTTGCTTTTTCCGGCGACGAACGTACGCTGGTAACCACAGCGTCCAGCCCAACCCTGCGCGCATTCATCCACCAACGGATTCGCTGGGCAGGAAAGTGGCGGCATCACCAATCGTTTGTTAGCAAGGCATTGGCACTTTTTATTGCGGCCTTCCAGGCGTTGGTCTTTTTGTTGCCGCTGATAGTAGTCATGCAGCGTATCGATGCGGGTGTCGCCCTGGGGTTGTGGGTGGGCAAGGCCGTGTTGGAATACTTTTTTTTGAGAAGCATATCCGATATTCTCCGGCTATCCTGGAATTGGCCCGCTTTTCTTTCGTTACAAGTCTTGTATCCACTTTATATTTTGTCAATCGGTGTCTTTTCGAACTTTCATACGTTTGAGTGGAAGGGGAGAAAACTAAAGTCGCTCACGATCAGTCATAACGATGTAAAACATTTTTAG
- a CDS encoding GAF domain-containing SpoIIE family protein phosphatase has protein sequence MTEQTLKAKFEIKELELNALLEITQAINSNLSEESLYKIYNFTLRSNLNIQKLALFVLDDEWSCKVSFGTKKHFHKANLLPAFKTIQDITHLREFEQCDFTVFDIIIPVTHKSTTLALVFVGGLEMDDQSYENEDGIKFIQALSNIIIVAIENKKLVRKQLEQESFRKELEIASDVQQFLFPDKLPNTDRLKVEASYLPHDMVGGDYYDYIPINKNQFLICVADVSGKGIPAALMMSNFQASLRTLLRQTPNLTDIIEALNFQVLENTKGEKFITFFAAIYDIRLKTMVYVNAGHNPPILIDKKNGLRLLEDGSTVLGAMHPLPFLNEGFVTDLDDFLLFCYTDGLTETRSEQGVEFGVDALLDYFKQDLTYTKELKTIHQDIIVALDNFKGKNGYNDDITILSCRVGG, from the coding sequence ATGACAGAACAAACCCTCAAAGCTAAATTTGAAATCAAAGAACTCGAGCTCAATGCGCTGCTCGAGATCACGCAGGCTATTAACAGTAATCTATCGGAAGAATCCCTCTACAAGATCTATAATTTCACGCTCCGCTCGAATCTCAACATCCAGAAGCTCGCCCTCTTTGTGTTGGACGATGAATGGAGCTGCAAAGTAAGCTTCGGCACCAAGAAACATTTTCACAAGGCCAACCTGTTGCCGGCCTTCAAGACCATACAAGACATTACGCATCTGCGCGAATTCGAGCAGTGCGACTTCACCGTGTTCGACATCATCATCCCCGTCACCCACAAGAGCACCACGCTCGCCTTGGTGTTTGTCGGCGGCCTGGAGATGGACGATCAGAGCTATGAGAACGAAGACGGCATCAAGTTCATCCAGGCGCTCAGCAACATCATCATCGTTGCGATCGAAAACAAAAAGCTGGTGCGCAAGCAACTGGAACAGGAATCGTTCCGCAAGGAGCTCGAGATCGCCAGCGACGTGCAGCAGTTTCTCTTTCCCGACAAATTGCCCAACACCGACCGGCTGAAAGTGGAAGCCAGCTACCTTCCCCACGACATGGTGGGCGGTGACTACTACGATTATATTCCCATCAACAAAAATCAATTCCTCATCTGCGTGGCCGACGTCAGCGGCAAAGGCATACCCGCCGCGTTGATGATGTCGAACTTTCAGGCGTCGTTGCGCACGCTGTTACGACAGACACCCAACCTGACCGATATCATCGAAGCGTTGAACTTCCAGGTGTTGGAAAATACAAAGGGGGAGAAGTTCATCACCTTCTTCGCGGCTATCTACGACATCCGGTTGAAGACGATGGTCTATGTGAATGCCGGTCACAATCCGCCGATCCTGATCGACAAAAAGAATGGCTTGCGCTTGCTGGAAGACGGCTCGACCGTGCTCGGCGCCATGCACCCCCTGCCGTTCCTCAACGAAGGCTTCGTGACCGACCTCGACGACTTCCTCCTGTTCTGCTACACCGACGGCCTCACCGAAACGCGAAGCGAACAAGGTGTTGAATTCGGCGTGGACGCGTTGCTGGATTATTTCAAACAGGACCTGACCTACACCAAAGAGTTAAAGACCATCCACCAGGACATCATCGTCGCCCTCGACAACTTCAAAGGCAAGAACGGATACAACGACGACATCACCATCCTTTCGTGCCGGGTAGGAGGATAG
- a CDS encoding PIG-L deacetylase family protein: MDITKFRTVLVLAPHTDDGELGAGGTIAKLIEAGADVYYAAFSTAEQSVPEGFPKDILKTEVKNATFRLGIKPENLIIYNYEVRKLNYVRQEILEGLIQLRKRINPDLVLLPSLNDIHQDHSTVAQEGLRAFKQRTILGYELIWNNLTFSTSCFVQLKEEHIRRKCDALKAYESQQHRDYISEQFVFSLAKARGVQIGSEYAEAFEVIRLIF; this comes from the coding sequence ATGGACATCACCAAATTCAGGACCGTACTCGTCCTGGCACCTCACACCGACGACGGCGAACTGGGAGCCGGCGGCACCATCGCCAAACTGATCGAAGCCGGAGCCGACGTCTACTACGCTGCCTTCTCCACCGCCGAACAATCCGTACCCGAAGGATTCCCCAAAGACATCCTGAAAACCGAAGTAAAGAACGCCACGTTCCGCCTGGGCATCAAACCCGAAAACCTCATCATCTACAACTACGAGGTGCGCAAGCTCAACTACGTGCGCCAGGAAATCCTCGAAGGCCTGATCCAACTCCGGAAACGCATCAACCCCGACCTCGTCTTGCTGCCGTCGTTAAACGACATCCATCAAGACCATAGCACGGTAGCACAAGAAGGTCTGCGCGCCTTCAAACAACGCACCATCCTAGGCTACGAACTGATCTGGAACAATCTCACCTTCAGCACCAGTTGCTTCGTGCAATTGAAAGAAGAACACATCCGCCGTAAGTGCGACGCACTGAAAGCCTACGAGTCACAACAACACCGTGATTACATCTCGGAACAATTTGTTTTTTCCTTAGCCAAAGCCCGTGGCGTGCAGATTGGCAGCGAATATGCGGAGGCGTTTGAGGTGATACGGCTGATATTTTAA